The nucleotide sequence taaattgaaatgaaaaattattaatttaaaatgtattaaattaattcaaagaattatatatatagatatatatatatagatatattattattatttattttatttttatctctctCTTCAGAGTAGGTTAACTTTTAAAAGTTGACACTGAAgattaatgtaaaaacagaaaacCTCAATGGAAGCTTATCAGAgactaaaaaagtataaaatatgtgaaaaatcgAATGGTTCCcaactatttttattgttatttctatCATCTTGGGGGGAGGGGCATATTTTCCTTTTCAAAATTAGCTGCacaaacatacatgcataaatacatttactaCTGGATGATTATTTGCAATAATATCGGATATAATTTATACTTCGtatagtatttattgatatttgtaTATCAATCACTTCTTTTCAGCACTGCCACAGACTAATAAATGAGATTCAAAAGATACCGAACAAGCTTTGACAGATGTTCTAGAAACAGTCAACTTTCCCGGGGTGATTCAGAAAATGAGCCTCAGTTTTGAGTAaactttcagttttcattttttttatgaatggaaTTCCATAAATACTgatgcattttctttaaaaccCGTCAAATACGGTCATAAACTTCATTGCACACCATTTTATGAAATGAATAGTAATGACATGTCCATAATTAAAGCATTAACTATACCAGCAAGTCATTCTGAACCGAGAGCATATGGTCCATGAGTTTCCATCCCAAGTCCCCGGTGAACTACACCAATACTAGTTACCTTAAAATATCTCTTTATCCAGCAGAGCGGCCTACCAATCATATTACAGACCCTTTATAGCGCACTCAATCAAATACCTGGAAATTACAAATGTCAACCCTATAGTGTTATTGGAGGTTATTACAAGACTTTTAAACTTTTGTGACTTTACTGCTGCAAATCAATGTCAATGAAGTTACCATATGGTTCCTCACTGGTCTATGGTCTTCTTTTTTTACTTACTGAATTTTGCTCCACTACAATTTTCCTCTCACTTATGTCAAAAAAGTTTAACGGTAAGTGTTCACTACCCAAGCTGCTGCCTTAAACCTCTGTTCATTGGAACAAGTCCTTCAAGCCCTCCGTCCAGATGTCCCTTATTCAGAGGTCATTTAGTCAGAGCTAAAAGCTTTTAGAGATTCCACTATGATCTCTTCTGATCCCATGGTATTCAGTCATTTCAAACACCTCAAGGACAGGGCTAAAGAGGGGATTCTttcaaataatgcattaaaattagaATCTAGTGCATCACTGATAGAAGCCAACCAAAAAGGTCCTTGTAGAGTTCAGATCAGAAGTTGAATTAATTTGCTGCATGACCTCAGCACCCAACAGAGCACTTAGATACAAGTATGTAAATGACTTCAGTATcctaaaatgttcaaataaatgcaccatGTTGAAATTCCTAAGGATTCTACCACCcaagacctcatgtgactgacagaggggaagtcgtggcctaatggttagagagtttgactcctaaccctaaggttgtgggtttgcgTTTcgggcataaatggctgcccactgctccgggtgtgtgtgtgtgtgtgcgtgcacttttgatgggttaaatacagagcaggaattctgagtatgggtcaccatacttggctgtatgtcacgtcacttcactttgaACTGTCATTGAAATGCTTTCCATCAGACATGATAATTGAATTTGATATCTGATCCAGCTAGTTATTCTCCTGTAAGGACAAACAGAGCCCAAACACCACACCAAGACTGACATGCCTCTGGTGGGTAAGAATAGCCTCACAATAGAGCTCACATCTCTCGCCTTCTGTTGTCTGAGAACAGTTGTTGTCAGGACAGAAGCAGAGGGAAGATGGGAAACCAGGTTGGTGGACACGCGTGAGTCGTGCTGTTGCGGATTTCAGCTGACCTGCTGTGTAGGACCTGACCAGGAATTTGAGTGCTTGTAAATAGCGCTTATTCTAAATGCCTGCTTGGACTGAGTTTAATACagactgtaaaatattgtttcttGTGTGGAATCAAGTGGGCTGTGAGTTGACCAGGATATTCTGTGCAGTAGTCTCCGGGGTTGGAGGCCTAAATCTGCTGGCATGGCTAAACAGACTGCATCTGAAATTATCTTCATAACACTGAACCACAACGTCACCCTTATAGGTATGTGCACGCTTCCGATATTTTCAAACGCATTCATACAGTGGCTCCAAATGCGATTGAGCACTTAAGTGCAAAACTTCAATGTCTAAACGACATtgtatttgaatttcaaaacatttgtttgaaagatAGCACATCTGTACATTGAAAATGTTTCACAGAAACATCTGTTAGAGTTAGTTAGAGTTTGATATAGAGTTGGAAATCAAATACAAAACTGATATGACCCTGCCAACATTGGGGCATATCTTATATGTTGTCATTAAAGTAATATCGAAGTTCCATTCATCAAAATTTTATTCAATTAACTTGACATTAAGTAAATTTCTAGACCAATTTAAAGGAACATTATGAATGCTAAGTCAAACTGACAAAGAACTGTGTGTTTATGCTCCTTAGGGAAAGCATGGCTCGTCCTGGTGATATTCCTAAGGATCCTGATCTTGCTGTTTGCTGGTTATCCCCTCTTCCGGGATGAGCAGGAAAGATTTGTGTGTAACACCATTCAGCCCGGTTGTGCCAATGTGTGCTACGACATGTTTGCCCCTCTCTCCCTTTTCCGATTCTGGCTGGTGCAGCTCACCACCCTGTGCCTTCCCTATATGATGTTTGTCACTTATGTGATCCACAAACTGACTGCTGATAGCAGAACTTCTGAGTCCATAAAAGCGGACTCTATCTATAAGATCCATCAAGAACCATTCAGAAAATCATCTCTTTGTAAGACCGTTGTTAAAGCTGAGAAGGGCCAGGTGCAGTACTTCACAGGAGCCTACATCTTGCATCTGTTGCTTCGGATACTTATAGAAGCTGGATTTGGAGCTGCACATTATTACTTGTTTGGCTTCCAAATCCCCAAACGCTTCATGTGTCAGCAGCCACCTTGCACAACAACAGTGGACTGCTACATCTCTAGACCCACTGAGAAAACCATCATGTTGAACTTCATGTTGGGGGCAGCCACTCTGTCCTTGTTGCTAAATGTGTGGGACCTAATTTGTGGCGTCATGCGCTCCGTGAGGCAAAAAAGCAAAGGAAAGAT is from Carassius auratus strain Wakin unplaced genomic scaffold, ASM336829v1 scaf_tig00216240, whole genome shotgun sequence and encodes:
- the LOC113097402 gene encoding gap junction delta-4 protein-like — protein: MAKQTASEIIFITLNHNVTLIGKAWLVLVIFLRILILLFAGYPLFRDEQERFVCNTIQPGCANVCYDMFAPLSLFRFWLVQLTTLCLPYMMFVTYVIHKLTADSRTSESIKADSIYKIHQEPFRKSSLCKTVVKAEKGQVQYFTGAYILHLLLRILIEAGFGAAHYYLFGFQIPKRFMCQQPPCTTTVDCYISRPTEKTIMLNFMLGAATLSLLLNVWDLICGVMRSVRQKSKGKMLVEKMYAEEQYYLSGNGNQGVDASIQPTRDVMGPGGYGKRGTRKSSGYEAASIFLVDDPPPTSRLGGMPGSNNNDDSSSYQPNQEEGMVREGSEMALCPREPLGTPRSIKVSKRSRLKPPPPPRRDKLATQGAIDVSGATAVCTRRLGQYTLVEMTTGEDIPTCNGDGQEKRSEWV